The window attCGATCATTAAACAGCTTTGTGGCTGACATCATGGAAGGAAGGGTTCCTTCAAGAACATTAAATCTTCGCATAAAAGAAAAAGAGCTCTTGGTTTAATAACGACTGTAGGCGTGCCTGTCAGGAAAGGCAAGTAGCATATAATATTTGAAGTCGAAACCGATCAAATTGAACTTGGAGAAATTATATCCGACTCAGAACTGAGGCGCAGTCTGTTTATGTTGCAGCTGAAATAGAACATAGTGACAGTGTCAAAGAAACACTCTGGTGTACATCAGCAACACAAGTGGCGGTCCACCCTAAACACTGCTCTAATTGGTGCTGATATGTCCATGTCACCATTACTTAACCCTAGGTTGGTTTTTGATTTAAAATCAaattatttaaatcaatgatttaaatcGATTAAATCGGaataaaaatcatgatttaattcaaaattaaatatactgtataAAAATGATTTAAGTattatatcaagagtaaaatatgtAATGAttcgaattatatatatatatatatatatatatatatatatatatatatatatatatatatatatatatatatatatatatatatatatatatatatatatatatatatatatatatatatatatatatatatatatatatatatatatatatatatatatatatatatatatatatatatatatttatatatatatatatatatatgtagtgagCATTTTCGATTTTTTCTGATGGTCTGACCAGGAAAACTGTATCTTCCCAAGGTTTTCCTGATGGGGCCTGGGTTATGGCCAGGTGGcctggtcggcccagcctgttctggcgcaggcgagtgtttatagtggcgccatctatctgcattggctcatgctgcccaacTCGTACTTGCGATGAtctgcttggacggcttcctctagagtccgggttgatgggtggtcttcaggtcaGCATCATGGTAGTTTAAGCCAccggcggtgaccgaaaatccgagtggtagcgtgaggattcgaacctgcgtcgtccatcacgcggcgaatgtgggtccatgCGCTATCACTTCCCACCGGCTCACccaatatatatatctatatatatatatatatagagagagagagagagagagagagagagagagagagagagagagagagagagagagagagagagagagagagagagagagagagagagagagagagagagagagagagagagagagagagagagagagagagagagagagagagagagagagagagagagagagagagagagagagagagagagagagagagagagagagagagagagagagagagagagagagagagagagaggaagccgtccaaggaatcaagaacgagttctggggcagtatgagccaatgcaagatggcgccactataaacactcgcctgcgccagaacgtggttgggctgaccatcaggcctcactctggatatatatatatatatatatatatatatatatatatatatatatatatatatatatatatatatatatatatatatatatatcctgttaGGTAAATTAAACCTGGCTTACCATTTTACAGTTTTAATCTTAGCTCAACTTACTAAGGTTACCTACTCTACTGAAGATATGCTACACTTCACCTACTCAATGTCTATAGTTGAATGTTCATTTTAAATGAAGCCTAGTACGGCAAGAATTATGGACATAATGCACCATAGCCCGAATGCACCACTATACATGAATACACCAACCCCTGGTCTGAATGCACCATGTATAAGGCTCCAAAATTTCCACATGCCTGGTCCTAATACACCATTTCCAGTATGAATGCACCACCCTTTATGGTCCCAATGCACCAACCTAAGGCCAATAGACCCTTCTCTGTTTAACCACATTGAGGTTATATAGGTAAATGATCTCAGTGATCCGATGTCTGAAAAACCGTATAGTATAGTAATAAAATATAAGCAATACTTTTACAAACCAAGCAAGTAAACAGTCATGCCGTGATGCTCGTGGAGACAGACACACGCAACAGGTCACACCAGCTGATCAGCTGACAGGCTTAGTCCTTGGCAGCTCTGATATTCaaacactcggctcacaactgagagagccctgGTTCGATTCATGGAgtggaaaatttgggcggcttttccgataccctacgcccctgtccacccagcagtgaatgggtaccaggtattaatcggggttgtctcccgtctcctgggatctgttccttctctataattccttccccttctgtctctctccggtacagtcgcgatatgaagtgatgtcgccgttcTCAAAATGTTTGCatgggagcatttgaaggtaacggaagtgatgtgtatttattgtttatgttataatgttcctttAATGATAATCtgtaatacgttgtgatgtaaaacacggtaaaataacatagtagtacctgaattacaattatacattcatttgtttttaaAAATGCGACTGgtgaatgtcatgtgttgtcttcagtattgaaagacaaccttgaaatgatttagctcacgtcgtgtgcttatcctTGCAAGagagttgttatacgttgttcagatttagcgatatatatatatatatatatatatatatatatatatatatatatatatatatatatatatatatatatatatatatatatatattctggtcattccatgaactgtcttctgtagttattaatacacacgcacagtatgacacggagcgaatggacagttactggcattactttgcgttttattgattaagaaacgatcaaataataaggtttcacattaaaacACCTTTATTCATTATGATGGCGCTTTAAGCATGGCAcgaaatatatagtaacattgctcagtaacgatgatgaatgaagaatgccttcacaGGTAGGTTGCTAGACCTGAATccatcaaaattccggacgcctctgtGAATACTCGACCAAAGCCTAATCTTTGGCAACGCCACCCGCCCGCACCACGAcgaccacctccatttcaaagccatatattcttatttccactctcctcgattattctatggcacttattagctgtggacatgttccactgatcacctccaagcattagaagtctacatgaagctcttgtcatcgttatattgaccaagaaaggcaatgatgtttgcgatcggcggcaaagagtgagcttggagttataaaacacgactattctgaagctatttattcttatttttccatctccgactatcccacgGTAGTTATAGGCGCGGGGCATCTTCCTTGATCACTTTCattcattagaagtccacggaaagctttttgttatcgttatgttgaccacgaaaagCAAAGAGTGCGTCAGGGGTGAATAACAGGTATGAAAAgtgcgggcgatgacgtcatcatcaaacgagagtataaattaaataaattacgccatcctagtttaggatatcgactaattatgcatgtcctatatattgtgaatatgttagatttattgttgtcaacaatgatcatgaaaagataattttactttctgtctgagtaatatgtcgatatttggacttcatttggttttttccttggtgaacgaaaacattttgtgtcaaaatatttcgacaactcttcggaagacatcattgaatatttcttttctattttttttctagctagTAAAAtttatttagttaagttatgatgaagatacaggaaaataatggtactcttgataatatataacgatacttgcgtgatcgaaaataaacgtacacggcgacatcacttcatatcgcgacgatacatgaccatagatgttgcgccgattaaacgaaactttccaaccttcTTTTCTGATATTCGACCGGTGAATCTATACCAAACTTTCTACAATCAAGCTGATAATTCTTTTCACTTTGTGAAACAGTGACACTTACAaaatttataataattattatgtaAGAATAATATCTTGCCTGTAATTCATTAGTGTTGCAATGAGCGAAAAACATATTTACATGTGACTGCATTTACGAATTGCGTGTAACAGAAAACCTGCAGCCGTACTGACGAGAGACGGGTAACTGATGGAAAATCTTTGTTTTCATGAAATGTTTATGCAATCGAAATATTAATTAACATAATTTCTTTAACTTTGAATATAGTGCAAGcattgtattgtttatttttattttttagtactACTAGCGCTACTTTTTTCAAACTGTCCATTCAGCAtttcagctttttttcttttaaactatCAAATTCAAGGTCGCCATCACGGGCTCCCCTGGACTGCCGGGCCCCTTCCCGGACTGTAGTactcaccatcacccccaccccttGTGGgggccctatatatatatatatatatatatatatatatatatatatatatatatatatatatatatatatatatatatatatatatatatatatataaaaggaaaaatatgtatgAACTGAAGCTGTGCCATGAAAAGTGTATCAAGTCTATttgtcctgtactggtcctgtaaaagtcaggcaccagtgaatcattgtcACAtttcttacaagaaaaatattcaaaagcataaagaAATAAACACATTAGTCCTACTTAGGATTTTTGTGGAAAACTCATCTTGGggaatgtatattaaactatggtttcatttaacattggccaagttgaATTCAAGAAAATGGCCTCCATAAAGACTGGAAACAAATTATCAGTGGAAACAAGCAAGCGATTAATGCATAAataatcatttaaataaaaaaatcgatctaaataaaataaaatccgaTATAAAATCAAAttcgtgggatttttttttttttttttttttttttttttttttagaaaaccTTGATTTTTTTCCAACCTGCTTAAACCTGATGGGATCCTAACTCTGCTGCAGAATTTAAGAGAATAAAAGATTTTAGCTAAGCTTGTTAACCAGAACCTAAACTGACATTAATAGAATTTCGATCCCGTGAGTGTTAAATGTCTTTTTCCTTGAAATTGATTCTAATGGCGGCACTCATCCTGAATAGGaatttgtcctctttttttttcttcacaaagTTCTGATCTATCATTGGCACCAAAAACTGTCAGTGATTTCTCGAAAAGAAAGCTGATCAGGTCTGGATGTTTTTCCTCTTGCTGGAGGATTGGTGATGTGACTGCTGTCCTACAGGTCTTATGGAAAGTGTATCACCTACTGACTATCGCCCAACAACACTCAACACCTATTTTATCTAGAAGTTTTCGAGCGATTGACGTTGGCACATTGGCACAGGTCTCTATAAGCAAGCAGAGTGTGCTGGACTTTTGCCGGAGTCTGCAGTTTGGTTTTCGTGAAGGTCCAGGCACTTGTGATGCTCTCTTTTTCTAACAATTTCTGCAGACTTGGAAAACGCTTTTGACTGTGGTCACGAGGCACGCGTGATAGGACTTGGACTTTACTGTTTGCCTTTGATCGTCTTCATCATGAGGCTCTCATTTTCAAATTGAAAAACATGGGTATTGGTGTGTCCTTGCTTCGTATAATTACTCAATTTTTAAGTAACAGGACTCGGAGGGTGGCAGTAGATGGCCAGCGCGGTGAGTTCAGTATTGTGATCTCAGGTGTCCCTCAAAGGTAGTGTTTTTGGGCCGTTGCTTTTCATCCCGTACACTGGGCGACATGTGGATAGCTTTTCCGTAATAAAGTATGTTGCCTTGCTGATGATGCTGCCTTTAATTCGATGCTTACAGCTCATCTCCAGACATGGGGAGGCAAAAGTTCTGCTGAGTCTCAAATAGAGATCTTGGTTAAATCAGTGTTTGCAAGGTGTGTGATGGAGCTTGACttaaatccaaaaaaaaaaatgatactaaGCTAAGGTCCAGAACTCTTGATCGTCCacatgccatctctctctctattgataATTATAAATAATGTTTCCTGAGCACTGAGTAGTCTGTTCAAGATTGTTATAAGAACATAATAACGTGGTGAGTCTGGCAAGAGGCCGGGTTGGCCTATAAGCAAGGCAAAGCTCCCTGTACAAtttcaaccccaccttacctcaccatccaatGGCTTTTATCCAAccttcttcttgaatgtatcttatGGTATTGGCACTTAACAACATGGCTCCAAAGctctgttccattcgtccaccacctGTTGCCACAAAACCAATTTTTTGCTCTaagtgtctttgttgaatctgctGGGAGTAACTTTTGATAGCAAGTTGACCTTTGAACAACATATTTGGTCTGTTGCATATTTTCCTCGAAGTTGCACAGAAAAATTGTATTCTGAGGAAGTCTTTTAGGGAATTTTGGTGACAAATCTATTGTGATGACCATtttaacttaacttttttttacttccaaGTTCTGGCGTATTGTTCCCAGTTTGGTGCTCATTCTCATCTTTAAATTATTGATAAAAAAACTTGCGCAGTTAATTTCTTATTGCCCTGACTCAAGCACCGACTTCAGTGGCACAGACGTGGCATTAGCTCACTTTGCTTACTATAGTAAAAATATATCATAATGTataaagcccgcgcatgcgcagttcAATTTCGGACATTCCTTATAAACGGACGGAATTCGGCGCCACGTACACCGGGAATGTCGCGTTTACCGTTAGGATTTAGGTGATTATAGCCGGGGATTAGGCAGTTATCTATTCCCTACTGGCACAAGCCTCGGTCCGATGCTCGAACCAGGCCGGATGTGTCTAGCGTTCgagctaaaaataaaataagcctTGAACAGTAGTTTACACAGTCGCGATCGTTGGACCCGTAatgagacaaataaaataaataattcccTAAATGACTAACGAAATCAATGATGAAAGGAATTACTATATtgatgcctgggggttgggatggcatgctcctcccttctcctttaaactatcaatcaatcaatcaagtatttctttacataaaataataagtaaaataacttgctaaaataaataaatatgcaagaaCATAATAATTGCTTTAACTACTGATTCGAGCAGCGCGCCATctatggagtaaaaaaaaatcatatcttcAGAGGTAGACCGGCGGCAGTCACTCAGTCGATTtgcgatcagtcagtcagtaaagaGTTAGTCTGCAGCCGAACGTCAGTCTATAAAGCAGTCAGTCTGCAGCCATTCGTTACAGCGACTACACTAATTTATACTTTAACGCTGCATATTACAAACTATATCCTCGAGGGAGACACCCACGGGACATTCAAGGGTCACCATTTTCCCCTTGAAAAGGACTTCAACTGGGTCAGCTAAGTATTACAGGCGGTGTTGACATACGATTTATTGTTAGTACTGACAAGATTTTGCATGTTCACCGTTTGTAATCTTATCCTACGTGACCCGACCACGAGCCATCGTGTGCAGGGAGTGGCGGTCAGTCCTATGTGGGAAGTTTCTGGGGGTGTCTCAGTCGAGTGATTACAAGTTGGCTTTTGGTAACTTTAAAAAATTCCGGTTTTATTGTTTTTGAATATGATAGTTATGTATTAAATTCGGCGTCATATATGACccagcagttgcggcgccaagatgaACGCTCAGATAATCAATCAATccaatatttcacacacacacacacacacacaacatgacgCAGCAGGATAACCCAGAAATGTTGAAACAAAGCTGCAGAAACATGAACAAGCAGGTGACATGGACGGTGGTGCAAGTGTTGACCTGACCGGGTGACCTGGCGTTGACCTGAGGCACTATAAGAGTCGTAAAGTACGTGTTCCGCTTGTGGAGGTGTGAACCCGACTGAGAGATagaaacaataaattaatgtgtgCGTCCAAGGTAGTAGTTCAATATTCTCCTCGGCGTGTCCCTCAGGGTGTTACTCGTCGGTGATGGCGCGTCTAGAGGCTGTactggagagaaaaggagaaggggcgGTGCACCCCAAGGTCACCATACTCCGACAGGAGATGCAGCGAGCGAGGCAACGGGAGGATCCAGGGGACACTGAATTCAAAGTAAGTGGCTCCTGTCCCTTTGCATCATCCCCCATTCGTTCCATCGCTCTatttttaagctttttttttatgaacTCTATTggtctatatcttttttttctgacttGCTTTTTTACTCCATTTTATTGGATTATGCTCCATAACTCATTTCCCTTAATCATCTCCCTAATCTCCACCCTGCCTGTATTCATGTCAACCCTCTTCTTCTCCAAGCTACTTTATCACATTATCCTGTCTTTGATCCTCAACTGACTTCTCACCCATCCCTACCCATGTGTGCTGCAGGTGCTGGTGGCAGCAAGACGGGAGGCACAGTGGGTGTGCTGTCAGCTACAGGAAGAGTTTGGTTCAGGCACTGTCGCTTTACTGCCACGCATGCCTGAGTACGATCACGTTCTTCATTTGTGAGTATAAAGCCTTTCTTTATAAACTCTTTGAATTTTCAGAAAGTTTCATCACTGCAAGTCCATCCTTTTGTATCATAATTATGGCCATACAAAATTTCAGGAAGTTTTATCCCTATGACCCCCCTACAAAATTATGTGATATTCCAGGCTTGAAAGGAGAAGCATTTtggtgtgggaggaaggggaggctctACACCAGCTCCCATGCTCCCAGTTCAGCCTTGTGGTAGAGTGGGAAGGCAGCAGCAGCTCATCCGTCTGTGTGGACCACTGTACACGCCAGAACATTCATGTTGTCTCCTTCATGTCCAGCTCCTCAACTAGTCTGTACCTTCACAGTTGCTCTTAACAGCTCCACTTATTCATCTGAATCAACAACTTCATGAACCTGCTTAGCCCTTCACATATGCACTAGCTCAACTGGTAATGACTTGAGCCATAAGAACCAATCACTTTTTTGtcatatttaattaattttgctATCTTTCATTGCAGGTGAGCAAGAAACTGTttcaagagaaggaaatagagaccAGCATGAACTCAAAGGCAATACCATCATTACCAGTGGGAATGAGAGCCAGGGAGGGACAGGCAGCAGCAGAGGGCAAGGTCAAAGGGACATACTAACAGTGGTGGCAAGTGACTGTGTCACTGCCAACACTGAGCTCCACTACATTCTCACCTCTATGGTTGATATCAATTTGGTGGAGCGGAATGCAAGGTGAGGCAAAGCCACGTAGTGCCTTTCATAGTGCTCCCCAGCAGCTCAGTTTGGCACTTATTGTAATCCAAACTTCACTCTTCTATTTTACTTGCGTGGTTATAGTTATAGGGTGCTAACCACAGCTATTAATGGCACTTGTGTTCACTAACCCATGAACCCCACGTTTTTAAGTTCAAATGGACGTTGGTTAATAAATAATGATATCTGATTAATATTTATTACTGTATACATGACTTTTGCAGGAACATTATGCTGGAGGAAGGCAGCCAAGGGTGGGCAGACTTGCTGCTGGATGAGAGAACCTGTGTGTTGCTGCAGCCCCTCGCTACCCTTAGATCCGATGCCCACCTGAACGAGCTCACCTGCCACCTGGTCCTCCTCTCGCTGCAGTGCACCACCTGCTACATCATCATGTATTCCCAGCAGTCTTCTAATTCAGGGTGTGTTGGTctagtgaggaagggaaaagggggctCACATGTTAGTTTGTACAGTCCTAAAATTTTCAT of the Eriocheir sinensis breed Jianghai 21 unplaced genomic scaffold, ASM2467909v1 Scaffold1079, whole genome shotgun sequence genome contains:
- the LOC126989156 gene encoding protein shortage in chiasmata 1 ortholog-like (The sequence of the model RefSeq protein was modified relative to this genomic sequence to represent the inferred CDS: added 82 bases not found in genome assembly); protein product: MARLEAVLERKGEGAVHPKVTILRQEMQRARQREDPGDTEFKVLVAARREAQWVCCQLQEEFGSGTVALLPRMPEYDHVLHLLERRSILVWEEGEALHQLPCSQFSLVVEWEGSSSSSVCVDHCTRQNIHVVSFMSSSSTSEQETVSREGNRDQHELKGNTIITSGNESQGGTGSSRGQGQRDILTVVASDCVTANTELHYILTSMVDINLVERNARNIMLEEGSQGWADLLLDERTCVLLQPLATLRSDAHLNELTCHLVLLSLQCTTCYIIMYSQQSSNSGYEFRSSMVRALARLVATCVLFCSPEYTVSLLLAHDLKQVGKVVRELCEAARTSSSVWDPEEWTTRPWLTPQMSSHERLLLSLPCINSISAQVILTAMSLLQVLESPVHQLRKALPWIP